From a region of the uncultured Jannaschia sp. genome:
- a CDS encoding TRAP transporter substrate-binding protein, whose translation MLTRRTITGLLGATALALTALPAAAQEVTLKLHQFLPAQANVPKLILDVWADNVEEASGGRIEVERYPSMQLGGSPPQLLDQAIDGVADVVWTVVGYTPGRFPRTEVFELPFMVNNARAGSAAYWQMYETHMQEDFADVHILGTWIHGPGMIHSADPIVTPDDMQGVKIRGATRQVNTLIETLGATPVGMPVPAIPEALSKGVIDGTTIPWEVTPALKIPELVQNHTEFEGNHLYNVTFVLAMNKARYEGLPDDLKQVIDDNSGLEFSVFAGGTQSDADIPSRQIAVDAGNNIVTVSEADAAAWREAAQPVYDAWLAEMEEKGIDGQALIDEARQLMDEYEG comes from the coding sequence ATGCTGACCCGCCGTACGATTACCGGCCTTCTGGGCGCCACCGCGCTGGCACTGACCGCGCTGCCGGCTGCCGCCCAAGAGGTGACGCTGAAGCTGCACCAGTTCCTGCCCGCGCAGGCCAATGTCCCAAAACTGATCCTCGACGTCTGGGCCGACAACGTCGAGGAGGCCTCGGGCGGCCGGATCGAGGTCGAGCGCTATCCGTCGATGCAGCTTGGCGGCTCACCGCCGCAGCTTCTGGATCAGGCGATCGATGGCGTGGCCGATGTGGTCTGGACCGTCGTGGGCTACACGCCGGGGCGCTTCCCGCGCACCGAGGTGTTCGAGCTGCCGTTCATGGTCAACAACGCGCGCGCCGGCTCGGCCGCCTACTGGCAGATGTACGAGACGCACATGCAGGAGGATTTCGCCGACGTGCACATCCTGGGCACGTGGATCCACGGCCCCGGCATGATCCATTCGGCCGATCCCATCGTCACGCCGGACGACATGCAGGGCGTCAAGATCCGCGGCGCCACGCGGCAGGTGAACACCCTGATCGAGACGCTGGGGGCCACGCCGGTCGGCATGCCCGTGCCCGCCATCCCCGAGGCGCTGTCGAAGGGCGTCATCGACGGCACGACGATCCCGTGGGAGGTGACGCCCGCGCTGAAGATCCCCGAGCTGGTGCAGAACCATACCGAGTTCGAAGGCAACCACCTCTATAACGTGACCTTCGTGCTTGCCATGAACAAGGCGCGCTACGAAGGCCTGCCCGACGATCTCAAGCAGGTGATCGACGACAATTCCGGGCTGGAGTTCTCGGTCTTCGCCGGTGGCACGCAGTCGGATGCCGATATCCCGTCACGCCAGATCGCGGTCGATGCGGGCAACAACATCGTCACCGTCTCCGAAGCCGATGCCGCCGCCTGGCGCGAGGCCGCGCAGCCTGTCTACGACGCCTGGCTCGCGGAGATGGAGGAGAAGGGCATCGACGGTCAGGCCCTGATCGACGAGGCGCGCCAACTGATGGACGAATACGAGGGCTGA